Proteins from a genomic interval of Physeter macrocephalus isolate SW-GA chromosome 21, ASM283717v5, whole genome shotgun sequence:
- the LOC112066115 gene encoding WD repeat-containing protein 17-like → MRTDDSKHRNARLVFPGLSEISGNKSQKHVLRPESLEGTDEEDPVTALEWDPLSTDYLLVANLHRGIRLVDSESLCCITTFNFPSAVASVQCLAWVPNAPGMFITGDSQVGVLRIWNVSRATPVDNFKLKKTGFHCFHVLNSPPRKKCK, encoded by the exons ATGAGGACAGATGACAGTAAACATCG AAATGCCAGACTTGTATTCCCAGGACTCTCAGAGATCAGTG GTAATAAAAGTCAGAAACATGTTCTGAGACCTGAATCTCTTGAAGGGACCGACGAAGAGGATCCCGTTACAGCCCTGGAATGGGACCCACTGTCTACCGATTACCTCCTAGTGGCTAATTTGCATCGTGGAATTCGCCTAGTAGATTCGGAATCACTTTGTTGCATAACGACATTTAATTTTCCCAGCGCAGTAGCTTCTGTGCAATGCTTGGCCTGGGTTCCCAATGCTCCTGGCATGTTTATAACTGGAG ATTCCCAAGTGGGTGTTTTGCGCATTTGGAATGTTTCTAGAGCAACACCTgttgataattttaaattaaagaaaacagggTTTCACTGCTTCCATGTACTGAATTCTCCTCCAAGGAagaaatgtaagtaa